In Deltaproteobacteria bacterium, the DNA window GGTTTTCTTAGCGACCGTCAGCGCCGGTGGTGAGATCGAGCCCCCGGAGATGGCTCCGGCTTTCATCGCCGTTACCAGCTCCGGAATCCCGCCGATCTGCACGATGGTGACGTCTTTCGCCGGATCGAGGCCAAGCTTGCGCAGATAACGGCGAATCACCAGATCGCTCAGCGCGCCGAAGCGGCTGACGCCCAGCCGCTTGCCGCGCAGATCGTCGGCCGTCTTGATATCGGGCGTGACCACCAGGCTCTGCGGAATAAGCGGCACGAGGGTCAATAAATTAACCGTGTCCGCACCCTGCAGCGCGGCTTGGATCGTGCCGTTGCCGCCAAGCTGGATCATCGGCGTCTCACCCGCGATCAGCGCCGCGGTGATCGTCGCGGCGCTGCGGATGAGAACCAAATCGACATCAAGGCCATATTTTTTGAAGTGCCCGCCTTCATAGGCCATCCACGTCGCCAGCGACCAGGAGCTTTCCGCGGAGTAGGCGGCGCGCAGCTTGCTAAGCTGCGCCGACGAATTGCCGCAGAATAGCAGAGAAACCAGCAAGATTGACAGCGAAAAACACCCACGGATACGTAGCATCTTCCCTCCGAAAGCTTAAAACTGTTTTAGGGTTTCTGTCTTCCGACCCTGAACTTTGAACCTGGAACTTTGAACGGCGAGCGCAGCTCGCCTAATACCCCTCTCCCCACCTAATCTCCACCCCAAGTTTCTTCTCCCGGGCGCGCGTGAGAATCAAATCGGCAATCGCCAACTCGGCAATGCCCTGGCCGCCGTTATTTTTAAATACGGTAATGTCCGTCGCGTTCGATCGCCCCTTCCTTTGCGCGCCGACGATTTCGCGGAGCTCAGCCACATCCTCCCATTTCAATAGACCTGCCTGCACTTGATCGTAAATATCGCCCTGCTGGTCTTGGACTGCCAACTCACGCGATGCGATGCCGATAACCGCGGCATGTTTTAGCGTCGCGTCGTCGAGCTCGCGCCGTTTTTGCGCGATCACCCCAGCCTGGACCATGCCCACGTTGCTGCCGACGATCGAAGTCACATGGACGCCCTCGGGAAGTGATACTCCGTCAAACGCCGGCACATTCGTGTTGGTGGCGGCCACGACTATGTCGGCGCGCGGCATGGCTTCGTTGACGGCATTGACCGCTACGATATCGAGCTTTAGCGCTTCAGCCATTTCATTGGCGAACTTCTCGCGGTTCGCTTTCGTCGGACTGAACACATAAACGCGACGCAACCTGCGAATGGCCCGTATCGCCAGCAAATGATTGCGCGCTTGCTTGCCAGAACCAAGCAGCAGCAATTCGCTCGAATCCGGGCGGCTCATCCACTTCGTCCCCACGGCGCTGATCGCACAGGTCATGAGATCCGAAGTCCTCAGCGCCACCCCTTCTTGGGTCAATCCGCGCTGGGTCGAGGAAAGGATCATTGCCACGGGGGCCGCGGTCTTGGTATCGAACAGCACGTCGACGAGTGGACTGCGCGATGGATAGGTCTGGACGCCGCCATTGACGGCGAGAATCTCGCTCTGAATACGCAAGCCGATGGTCTGCCGCGAGGGCAGCGCCGCCGGCATGGTATTTAACCGTGCGTCGCCGAAATGGAGCCGACGCCGCGTCAAATTGATTGCAGCATGCTTGCCCCAGTCGGCAAACGCTTTTTCCACCGCGCCGACGGCTTCGGCCATCGACAGCAGCCCTTCAACTTCTTCGGGGCGGAGAATCAGCATCGGTCGCCTAACGATAAAGCTGTTTCAGAACTCCGTCGCGTTCCAAGCCGCGCAGGATAGTGTCGTCATAAAAGTCTTCCGCGCGAATGCTCTTGACCCTCGGGTCGCTGCCAAGGCTCTCCAACCCCATGCGCATGCCATTCGCTGTTGGGTAGGGCATTTTGGGCAGTCTCTGGGCAGCGTATCGATAGGACTCGTCAACTATCGCGGCATCGTGAATACGCAAACGCTGCGCGATTACTTGTTTGGTAAAGGGCTCGTCGCTTTTGAAGCGGCCGATCGCCTGCACATAGGCTGCCAAGAAACGCCGAACCAGATCCGCCTGACTCAGCAAAGTCCGCTCGGTGACCACGATGCTCGACCCGGGGTACTCAAAACTTGCGTCCGATGCAATGTCAGCGATTTCTCTGAACCCTGCCCGCTTTGCCAGAGAAATCGTCGGATAGGAAATGATGCTGGCCTGTACGGTTCCAGCTTGCAAACCCGCAAAGCTCGCAATCGCATCTCCCAATTGCAGGATCGCCACGTCTTTGTCCGGCACCAAGCCGTGCTTACGCAACAGATAGCGGATACCGAAATCGGTATTGCTACCGTAACGTGAAACGCCGATGCGCTTGCCCTTCAGATCGGCCATGGTTCGGATATCTTTGTGCGCCATCACCGACAGGGCCAACGTATTGAAGCTGACGGCGACGATCTTGATGTCGGCGCCGGCCAAGCGCGCACTGAGTGGCGCCGCCCCACCCACCTGAGCAATCTTGATATCGCCGGCGAGGAGCGCCTGGATCATCTTCGAACCCGCGCCGACGAAAACCAGCTCGACGTCAAGGCCCTGTTGCTGAAAGTAGCCGCCATCTTTGGCAACCCAGACCACCGCTTGATTTCCAGACGGAGAGCTCCAACCGGTGACGACTTTCTGCAACGACTGACTCGACGCCGATCCCGCGCACAACAATAGGATCGCGACGACTCCCAACAATTCGGATGCGTACTTACGACACAAATGGTTCATTGCTTATACAGCTTTTCGATGAAGCCTTCCTTTTGCAGCTGCAAGACCAGGCTTTCATCCACCACGTCCTCGAATTTCAAACTAAACCCCGGTCGCCGCAAGAGCGCTTCTTTGATCTGTATCTCCATGCCTTCGCGGGTCATCAGCGGCACACGCTCATAGATCGGCTCGTTGCCGACGTAGGAGCCTTCCAGAAAACCTTCATCAGTCTGTTTGGCGTACTTGGCCAACAACCGCTTGCTTTCCTCTTTGCGCGTCTTGAAAAAATGGGTGCCTTCGATCAGCGCCATCAGGATGCGCCTGACGGTCTCGCGGTTGCTCACCAGGTAGCTCTTAGTCGTGGTCAAACAAGCGTACGGAAACGGCAGGCTTTTTGGCAATTGGGCGGTGGTGATGATGACGCGGTGGGGAATGCCCTTTGCGAGATGGATCACACCTGGGGGCGAAGGAAAGCCCGCAATGCGCCCGCCGCGAAACGCGGCCACACGCTCGGCGCCGCTGCCGCTCTGCACCATCGCCACATCCTTGTCCGGCTCCAACCCCAATCCCCTGAGCAGCACCCGCGCTGCCACGTCAGACGCGCTACCGATGCGCGCGATACCGATCGCCTTGCCTTTCAAGTCTACCGGTAACTTGATCGATTCTTGGACGACCAATTCATAGGGCAGCGTGTTGATAAAGCTCGCCACCGACACCAGGTTGGCCCCCGCCACCGCCGCGGCAGCGATGGCGCCGCCGGAGCCGTTACCGGCCCGCACTGAACCGCCGATCAGCGCATTCATCACCGTGCTCGAGCTCGGAATGTAAATCGACTCCACGTCGACGCCGTATTTCTGAAACATCTTGCGATCGTGGGCGATATACCAGTTGGCATTGGGCGCCTCCACCGAGCTGTAAGAAATAACCACGCGCTCCTGGGCGTACGCTCGAAAACCCACGAAGGCGAGCGTCACAAGCAAGAACCGCAACCAGCCGAGACGCATCTTCATCGCCACCTCCAGACAAGTCGG includes these proteins:
- a CDS encoding ABC transporter substrate-binding protein, with the translated sequence MLRIRGCFSLSILLVSLLFCGNSSAQLSKLRAAYSAESSWSLATWMAYEGGHFKKYGLDVDLVLIRSAATITAALIAGETPMIQLGGNGTIQAALQGADTVNLLTLVPLIPQSLVVTPDIKTADDLRGKRLGVSRFGALSDLVIRRYLRKLGLDPAKDVTIVQIGGIPELVTAMKAGAISGGSISPPALTVAKKTGFKELSDFESLDYKYPAVAIASTKSFIARNRATALNFIRGEIEGIHAIRSQKATAINVLRKYMRISDADVLEEGYQYAARFFQPKPYPTLDEVRAVLDEYSKMPQAANAKPENFIDLSLLRELEKEKFFDRLR
- a CDS encoding ornithine cyclodeaminase family protein, which encodes MLILRPEEVEGLLSMAEAVGAVEKAFADWGKHAAINLTRRRLHFGDARLNTMPAALPSRQTIGLRIQSEILAVNGGVQTYPSRSPLVDVLFDTKTAAPVAMILSSTQRGLTQEGVALRTSDLMTCAISAVGTKWMSRPDSSELLLLGSGKQARNHLLAIRAIRRLRRVYVFSPTKANREKFANEMAEALKLDIVAVNAVNEAMPRADIVVAATNTNVPAFDGVSLPEGVHVTSIVGSNVGMVQAGVIAQKRRELDDATLKHAAVIGIASRELAVQDQQGDIYDQVQAGLLKWEDVAELREIVGAQRKGRSNATDITVFKNNGGQGIAELAIADLILTRAREKKLGVEIRWGEGY
- a CDS encoding ABC transporter substrate-binding protein; translated protein: MNHLCRKYASELLGVVAILLLCAGSASSQSLQKVVTGWSSPSGNQAVVWVAKDGGYFQQQGLDVELVFVGAGSKMIQALLAGDIKIAQVGGAAPLSARLAGADIKIVAVSFNTLALSVMAHKDIRTMADLKGKRIGVSRYGSNTDFGIRYLLRKHGLVPDKDVAILQLGDAIASFAGLQAGTVQASIISYPTISLAKRAGFREIADIASDASFEYPGSSIVVTERTLLSQADLVRRFLAAYVQAIGRFKSDEPFTKQVIAQRLRIHDAAIVDESYRYAAQRLPKMPYPTANGMRMGLESLGSDPRVKSIRAEDFYDDTILRGLERDGVLKQLYR
- a CDS encoding ABC transporter substrate-binding protein yields the protein MKMRLGWLRFLLVTLAFVGFRAYAQERVVISYSSVEAPNANWYIAHDRKMFQKYGVDVESIYIPSSSTVMNALIGGSVRAGNGSGGAIAAAAVAGANLVSVASFINTLPYELVVQESIKLPVDLKGKAIGIARIGSASDVAARVLLRGLGLEPDKDVAMVQSGSGAERVAAFRGGRIAGFPSPPGVIHLAKGIPHRVIITTAQLPKSLPFPYACLTTTKSYLVSNRETVRRILMALIEGTHFFKTRKEESKRLLAKYAKQTDEGFLEGSYVGNEPIYERVPLMTREGMEIQIKEALLRRPGFSLKFEDVVDESLVLQLQKEGFIEKLYKQ